Part of the Phaeodactylum tricornutum CCAP 1055/1 chromosome 5, whole genome shotgun sequence genome is shown below.
ACAAAGGGTTCGGGAGGGGCAAGCTCACCATCAGGCTCTAAGGAAGGTGACTTGACGGCTCccaattcttcgtcttcgtccggCGTACTATCAGTCAGCATAACGACGCCCATCGGTTTTTCTTCCGAGCGGATTGGGCGATAACGTTGATCCAAATCAAAAGAGCAGGCCTGCGATTGCGCTTTCGTGATTCGCGACGGATTGGTCACGCGAAATGAAGTAGGCTCTGGCACacgtttcttcttcggtttcTTTTCCGGTTCGTCTTCATTGTCGACCTCCATAGAATCAGCGttctccttcttttcgcCTTCTTCATCCGATTTGGACTCGTCGCCTTTGTCAACATCCATTTCTCCTACGACTACTTCGCCGGCCTTAGCTCGCTTCCGTGCCAATCgagctttctctttcgcAGTAGTAGAGAGGGTGACCGTCTCGAcgagctttttcttttcttctttcttgtCCTCAAGTTTCCGGGGATAGGCGAATGCACTGGGCTTTGAATTACATTGGATCTCAAATTTCTTCGGAAACTTGAAGTCCTTGTTAAGACCAATTGTTACTGTGGGTGTCAAAGCGAGACTAAACATGTGTAGCATCGGATACCAATGCCAATGCTGTAGCCACAATGCTAGACCAACAGCGCTTGACATCTTCGTAAATCCGTTTCGCGATCCTAGTATGAGCGAACAATTGCGACCGCCCGCATCAATGATACCTTGGGATAGAATTGCACCCATTTTTGTTAAAATACTATGGTGTTTCTCCGATGGAATCGCGTAAATCTTTTCGCGGAAGGAACGAATCTTTCGACCGTTGCAGGTGTCGCTTTGCTGCATGTAGATCATTGCTGTTCCCATCAGAGCTCCTTGTCGAACGTAATCCGTCATGTCATCCAGCATCGGTTCTAGCATAGCCACGCTATCGGCGTCGCCCGTTCCGGCCATAGCAATTCCTACAGCCATGCAGGACGCGTACCGAACATGAGGATTAAACGACTCAATCAAGAGCGAAACAAGCTGCGGGACGCGTTCGGGAGTCTTGAACAATACAAAAGCTAGACCAACAACTGCCGCACTGCGCACATCGTCGCTTACATCACTCACAGCGGCATGCAAGAGGATACGGATAGCCTTGTTTGACCCAGTACCACAGTAAGCAAGGGCCACAGCATACTGGGCACCGTAACGCATCACTGGATCGCGGTCCGATCGCATTTCTTCGATCAATGCGTCGGCGTTTTCCTCTTGACCAAAGCTCATTAAGGCCAGACCCATTGCAACACCGCGGATAATTTTCTCGTGTGTTGTCTCACGGGCGTAATTCTTAAGTTCCGCAACTATCTCGCCCAATTCTTCTTGGTGAGACTGCAGAGAGTTGTTTGTGTTACCTGCCCCGGTACCTACTAGCACCATACCGATGGCGATTCCAGCGGCTTCACCGGCAACTGCCGAATCCGTCACTAAAAGTTCCTTGAGTTCGTTTACTACTGCAAGATCGGCCGTTCCCATAGCCGTCAGCCCAACCCCGAGCGCTGCACCGTGACTTTGGGCTTCGTTAGCGTGCGACGTGCGTAGATGCGTGCGCAAGAATTCGGTCGTTTCTTGACGTTTGGAGGCGGATGATCCGGCGTGGGAACCGTGAATCAGCCCCAGCGCGTAAAGCGAGCCACCTTCTGCGAAACCCCCTTCACCAGGAACGCTTGTGTTTTCGGAAGGTTCCATTGGCAAATAAGGCTCCAGCAGCCGCATAGCTTCGGCACCATGGGATGCGTGGACAACACCCAAAGAAGAGGTAGCAGAGAATTTGGCCCTACGGGGGAGAGACGAAGTTTCTGTTAGTATTCACGCCAAAAAAACGTGAGCACCCCGTTTATTTGGAGCCTTACCAATTAGATGCCTTTTTCATCCAGTCCAAGTAATCTCGCAGAAAACTGTCGTTTGTTGTCCCCGCGTACAAATAGGAATGTGTCACGACCGCGGCCGTGTGCAACAGCGAATTCCGACTCCCACTCGAACGTTCTTCCAAAGCCGTTTTGAGTCGTTCCATAATCATCCGATCCGCCTTGCTTTCTTTGTGCAAAAACGACAAAGAGAGTTCGGCCGAAAAACCACCCACAAGGACGCGCTGCACCTTGTCCGATCGACCCTGGTTGGCTTCACCGATACCGTCCTGATCAATACCCTCTGCCACCGCTTGTGCAAAGGCTTGATCGCCACTGTCCATGAGATCAAAACATAGCTGCAATGCAAGCAAGAACTCGTCTTCTGTACCTTGCAATAGTTTCGACATGATCCTACTAACGGGAAGTGCTTGGTTGAGATGCTGGTGGACGAGTAACAAATCGTACGACACCTTGGTTTGGTTCTGTTCCTCGAATTGAACAGTCAAGGCGCCGACAACTACTTGAAGAACTTCAACCCGAAACGACTTCGATGTCACTGTATTTGCCGCTGCCTGAATACTGTACTGCAATAAGGATGTGGAGTTGCCGCCGGCTCGTAAGATTTCCTGTACCTGCGACGTTTCGCGTGCTTCCAAAGCAATTCCCAGAGCATGATCGTACTTGCCCGCCGCGCACGAGGCTTCCAAAAGACGGTGTACCATGGCTTGCAACTGATTCATATCGAGACCCAAGTCCACCAAACTTTCCTTAGCTTGATCtacttcctcgtcgtcttgaGCTTGTCTCTTTTGAATGTACGCATCCAAGGCGGCCGACACCAACCGCTGCACGTATGGAGATTGATCGTCCATGGGGTCAAAATGCTGAGTTCCGGCTTCCAGCGCCAAACGCAGCGCCTGCGTTGGTTCTTCGAGATGGAAGAAAACCCGCGAGGCAACTGCGGCGGCCGTTTGTTGGACTTGCAAAGGATTGTCGGTGTCTTCTGCCATCGCTTCGAGATCGGGCAAGGACTCCGCCACTTGATGCCAGAGGCGATCGACGCAGCCCAAGAGTTTCGTCAAGGCGTGCGAACGTAGGGTCACGTCGTCTTCTTGCAAAAGAGCCATGTAGCCACTAGCAGATTCCACTGCGCCGACGGGCTGATGTCCGGGGTTGGAAACCGAAAGACTCATCATGGTTGAATTCTTGGAATACGTACTAACTGTCTCGCTTAGGGACGTTTCTGCAATTATTGAAAGTTTTCAATATCAAAGGAGTTTCTTATTTGCTTTAGCGGATATCTTAGGTATGCTCGTTGTGATTGATGATTACTGTCGATCAAGAATGCTGTTTCAGCTGGCTACCGATTGAGTATTTCCATGGTCGCCGAACCTCCCGGCGGACTCGGATTTCACCCAGGATCGTTGACCTTCCTTGGAGAAACGAACCCTATCTGATGCACATAGTAAGGGTAAGGGCTGTTGATTGATAGGCAGACAGACGCACAGCAAGAACAGAAGCAATAGCAGTCTGTACGTCGTATCGCAAACGGGTTTCACAATTAGCACTGTCAGTGAGATCTTTCGAGccgtgacgacgatgacgaaagGCTCGAGCTGGCCAACCTGCTGCTCATCCTATACGAGACGTCTTGGATAACGTTTCAAGAGTCTCGGATTGGTGTTCTTCCAGGCGGCAGGAGGGTTCGCTAACATGTTATCCATTCCCAAACTAAAGGCGACGCTAGCGAAAGCTCTGGCGTTCAATTCCAAACCGACGGAAGAAACCTTTCCCGAATTTCCAAAAGTATTGATTTGGTTCCGGTTTCTTCTCGGCCTTTCGTACGGACTCTATCTGGGATTGAATGACTATCGCTCCGGTACGCTGCCACTTCAAGCACTGAATTTGATCACGTTTCTACCCGTGATGTATGCCAAGCTATACTTGGGTATGGACGGGGACCACTTCCAGACACAGACGGTGTTTGCCGGAACCTTCCAAGCCATGTCCTTGTGTCTATTGATCTGGATATACTTGTTTACAGCCGCACACGAAGCGGATGAAAGCAAGCTAGCGTCTTTACTAGTAGCAACTGTTGCACCCATGATGGGGGATGGTAGTGATGGTGCAATCAGTGATGCGACCTACGTCCCACCAGTACAAAAGATGCCCGAATCCGAGTTTTAGAAAAAGGGAATGAAGACGGCAACCGAGTGAATTACCACATAAAAAGAGCATTGCTGACTAGATTTTCTGACTGGCGGTCTCGTCAACATCTCGGCCGTATTTTTTAAGAGCCACAGTTGCGTGTACACCCATCGGAAGAATTTGCTCATTCCTGATTTGGATATACTGTAATATACCACGATTGGTCTACCGCGTTTTTAGAAGTGATCAGCACAAAGCTACTCCTCAGACGATGTTATGTCACCAATACAATCCATGCCTTAACTGGATTGTGCCGGACTTGTGTTGCAAATTGCCGCACCAAGAGCTGTAGATCAAGCGCGGTTCATTGAAATAGATTCTAATTACGCGGTAAGCCTAGCTTGCGATGGAGAGGCGCATCACGGTACTGTGGGTAATGTTTGTCACTGTGCGCGTACTGTGTATGTAATAGACTCCTTGTTCGTGTTGTAGCCAGAAAATCTGGCACTTCGCGGTATGGTATTCGTGGACAACTCACATTAGCGGGCAGCACAGTTGCATAGTCTTAACCTACCGTATCGGTTGTCACAAGTATTTCGTGAGTTCCAAGTTCCGTATTTTTATTTGGCCTGTTTTGTGGCCTgtcctcactgtcaatactaTGATGCATCTTACCAGAACGACCCTCTCGAAATGTACTAACTGTACTCAAGTTATTTGGCTCTGAGTGTCAAAGTAGCTCATATACTTCGAATGTGACGATTCTTCTCGGTATAAACATCTTCTTACGTTCCCCCCTTAGAGTTTGATACTAATCTTCTGTCTGGTAGGGATATCGCCCGCTTTACTTGCGGTTCAGGATTTGAGAATCGACAGAGTCCCATCGACATTTGCTAGCATGCTCCAACAAGTCTTGGATGAAGCGGAGGGACGAAAGTCTCAGAGCTCTTCTGTTGGTATACCCTCAGAATCCGAGTCCATCAGGTCATCGTTGCAGAGTAAAACCAACAGAAACAGCATTTCATCGTACGGTGCTACCTTGAATGCTGCGAACGATAATGCCGATGGCGATAGCTACGAGCAATCgtacgatgacgatgaaaacGATTATTCcctcgacgacgaatcaGCCTTCGAAGAAGAGAGTGTCGTACCTCCAACACTACTCCAACGATCTTGGTCGTGCTTGAAAAATTCCTTTTTTGTAGTTGCCAACGTGGAGAACCTATGGGATAGCCCACCAGACGTCAATAATCACGACTCCACCACAACTGAATATGGTACACACACTCCCACAACTCCGCCCCAACGACGATCACGAAAGAGCAATCTAGTGGTCCTGTTTTGGTTTGTTGTCCTTGCAACATCCTACTCAGGAGAACGATCGACATTCAAGTTGCTGGTCGATCGGGCTGGCCCTTTCCGAC
Proteins encoded:
- a CDS encoding predicted protein — encoded protein: MLSIPKLKATLAKALAFNSKPTEETFPEFPKVLIWFRFLLGLSYGLYLGLNDYRSGTLPLQALNLITFLPVMYAKLYLGMDGDHFQTQTVFAGTFQAMSLCLLIWIYLFTAAHEADESKLASLLVATVAPMMGDGSDGAISDATYVPPVQKMPESEF
- the RPN2 gene encoding regulatory proteasome non-atpase subunit 2 (26S proteasome regulatory non ATPase subunit, homolog to plant subunit); the encoded protein is MSLSVSNPGHQPVGAVESASGYMALLQEDDVTLRSHALTKLLGCVDRLWHQVAESLPDLEAMAEDTDNPLQVQQTAAAVASRVFFHLEEPTQALRLALEAGTQHFDPMDDQSPYVQRLVSAALDAYIQKRQAQDDEEVDQAKESLVDLGLDMNQLQAMVHRLLEASCAAGKYDHALGIALEARETSQVQEILRAGGNSTSLLQYSIQAAANTVTSKSFRVEVLQVVVGALTVQFEEQNQTKVSYDLLLVHQHLNQALPVSRIMSKLLQGTEDEFLLALQLCFDLMDSGDQAFAQAVAEGIDQDGIGEANQGRSDKVQRVLVGGFSAELSLSFLHKESKADRMIMERLKTALEERSSGSRNSLLHTAAVVTHSYLYAGTTNDSFLRDYLDWMKKASNWAKFSATSSLGVVHASHGAEAMRLLEPYLPMEPSENTSVPGEGGFAEGGSLYALGLIHGSHAGSSASKRQETTEFLRTHLRTSHANEAQSHGAALGVGLTAMGTADLAVVNELKELLVTDSAVAGEAAGIAIGMVLVGTGAELGEIVAELKNYARETTHEKIIRGVAMGLALMSFGQEENADALIEEMRSDRDPVMRYGAQYAVALAYCGTGSNKAIRILLHAAVSDVSDDVRSAAVVGLAFVLFKTPERVPQLVSLLIESFNPHVRYASCMAVGIAMAGTGDADSVAMLEPMLDDMTDYVRQGALMGTAMIYMQQSDTCNGRKIRSFREKIYAIPSEKHHSILTKMGAILSQGIIDAGGRNCSLILGSRNGFTKMSSAVGLALWLQHWHWYPMLHMFSLALTPTVTIGLNKDFKFPKKFEIQCNSKPSAFAYPRKLEDKKEEKKKLVETVTLSTTAKEKARLARKRAKAGEVVVGEMDVDKGDESKSDEEGEKKENADSMEVDNEDEPEKKPKKKRVPEPTSFRVTNPSRITKAQSQACSFDLDQRYRPIRSEEKPMGVVMLTDSTPDEDEELGAVKSPSLEPDGELAPPEPFVWTPPAQPEKTEDDKKEE